TTTTTATATCCCTTTTTATTCTACAAAAAATTATTTCCAATTCCGATTCTACAAAGAAGCGCAAAGATGAAAAAATAGATAGGGGAAAAAGTACGTTAAGTTTTTGCACCTTTCTACCCCTGAAACCTTTTCACCGATTTCATGCATGCGCCCAGCTTGCACACCCCTCTTCTCACCAAGTTATATATCCCTGGTAAGAGAAGCCACCATCTGGCGCCACCACAATAGCGTAATAGTAGTCAGTGGCAGGAGCTTGATACCAGAAGGAAGCAACACCGTTGTGGTCGTAGTCAATTATCCCCTCGCCTACTCCAGTAGAGTTGATAAACCCGAGCAATACATCTATATTTGGCGGGTTATGAGATATAGCCACATTGACCCATTCTCCTGCGCTTAGATAAATTGGTCCCCAGCTATCATAAGTACCAGCCGATACGTATCCCGATATTGGTATTGAGCCCTTTGCCTCTGCATCTATCTCTTTAGCCTCTCCTACCTCATATTTGATTCCCTCTGCGTAGAGACCTCCATCTTCCGAATCTATCTCTAATGGCACAGTTGATTCGCTTGCTTCTCTGAAAAACTCTTTGATGTCCATACTTGCCGTTAAAGCATTCATATCCGCGCCACTCTCAGCAGCCAAGAGCCCTTTTATTTCTCCCGGGCTTATCTGGCTTCCTCCTATTAGTACCTTCTTTTGGCTATCCACGGTTATTGGTTGTGGAACGTTCGTAGCTATACCGCTTACCAATCCAATTGCTAACACTGACATGCTTATCAGGGCAAGCAAAACTGTTGCTTTTTTCTTCATCTTTTCCACATTCACCTCCTAAGGAGCGCTACGCCACGCACCTTCGGCGTTAAGGCACTCCATACGAACCTCGGCTGGAACAGCATAAAATAGCAAGGTGGAACAGGCGTTCCAGAAAATGGAACAGGTGTTCCGGGAAATGGAACATAGGCTTAAAGATATCCAATTCCCTCATGCGCCCACAAATATAATAATATCGCTTTCACTTTCAGGTCTATACTATATCCATATCGCCTAAATGCCCCCTTCATCCGGCGCTTCTATAGCTCTTCCTACACGTACCTGCAATTCTTCATCAATCCTCGATCCTTCCCTCGCTTTCCACCCAGCAGACCCTTTCCTGTGCGATATTTCGCAGCGTCATATCCATGAAAGGAGCGGGTAGCAACGTCGCTTCCGTCATCCATTCCCTCTGGTATTGCTTTTATGTGCCGCAGATGCTCGCGGTAGCAATAAAATCGAAGTGGGGCGTAGAAGCGATTCTATAACGAAAGTTATTTATATGATTGTCCTGGTATAGAAACTTTTATATAACCATCCCTTCTTTAGAATTCAGTGGTGAAAAAATAAGATGCGAGAAGAGATGATAGGATATCCTGAGGCTGTTACAGCCGAAGAGGACGAATTGTTTGGCGTACCGAAGCTCGCCATCGTTGGCGTCGGTGGTGCGGGGAACAATTCAATGAACAGGTTGGAGTTGCTTGGTGGTCTGAACGGTGTGGACAGAGTAGCTATAAATACCGACAAGCTACATCTGGATTCGATAGAGTGCAAGACGAAGCTCTTGATCGGGAAGTCGCTTACTCGTGGTCTGGGTGCTGGCGGTTCACCGGAAGTGGGCAGGAAGGCAGCAGAGATGGATAAAGAGAAGCTAAGAGCCCTGGTAACCGGTAAGAACTTCGTATTCCTGACCGCCGGAATGGGTGGTGGAACAGGTACGGGGGCTTCGCCCGTTGTTGCTGAGGTAGCGAAAGAGGAGGGTGCGATTGTTGTCGCTATGGTCTCTTTCCCGTTCGCTGCAGAGAGAAGGAGGAGGCAGAGAGCAGCAGAAGGGATAGAGGAGTTGAGAAAGGCGACAGATACAGTTATCGTGCTTGAAAATGACAAGTTACTGGAGCATGCAGGTGACAGACCGGTGAATGAAGCTTTTAAGGTGATGGACATGCTCATCGCCACCACGATCCAGGGCATCACAGAGACGATAACAAAACCATCGCTCGTTAACCTCGACTTCGCTGATCTAACTGCGGTGATGGCTGAGGGCGGTGTCGCAGTTATGCTC
This genomic interval from Methanophagales archaeon contains the following:
- the ftsZ gene encoding cell division protein FtsZ: MREEMIGYPEAVTAEEDELFGVPKLAIVGVGGAGNNSMNRLELLGGLNGVDRVAINTDKLHLDSIECKTKLLIGKSLTRGLGAGGSPEVGRKAAEMDKEKLRALVTGKNFVFLTAGMGGGTGTGASPVVAEVAKEEGAIVVAMVSFPFAAERRRRQRAAEGIEELRKATDTVIVLENDKLLEHAGDRPVNEAFKVMDMLIATTIQGITETITKPSLVNLDFADLTAVMAEGGVAVMLVGETTKSDNKPEAVVSDALSHPLLEADYQGARGALIHITGGEDLQLKETNDIVELLTYDLNPDANVIWGARINDDFDGKVRVTAILTGVEPKWVFGGMYNRKGQNNRAPSRIGGDKVDGLIPIIGGK